ACCAGCCGGCAGGCATTAGCCGCTGAGGTGGAAAAACTTCTCCTCTTTATCGGGAAAAGAAAACGCATTGAAGTCCAGGATGTAGCCGAGGTAACCAGTCCTGGTGAAACTGATTCGATCTTTGATTTGATTGACTCGGTGGGACAGAGGGCGACAACCACGGCCATAAAGCAATTTGCTCAGCTCAGGGACAGGGGCGAATCTCCGGTAAAGATCCTTTTTATGCTCGCCCGTCATTTCTCTCTCCTCTGGCAAGCCAGGCTTATGCTGGCTCAAGGTATTCCCCTGCCTGAGGTGGCTTCCAGGTTAAAGATGCGATCTAAAAAGCAGATTACACGTCTGTCTCAACAGATAAAATTATTTACGGAAGACCAATTGTTAGCTGTTCTTAAGAGCTTGCTGGATACTGACCTTGCTCTCAAATCAGAAGACGACAAGGTCCATGATTTAAGAATGGAACTACTTTTGCTTCGGTTGGGGAAGAGGCATTTATGATGAAATATTTTTCTTGACAAAACAATCAATATCGAGTATGATATGGAACGATCTTACTGACACACCCAACCAAGACAGAAATCAGAGGACAGAGAGCCGGGACAAAAGAATCTGACATCTGATTTCTGAGTTCTCTACGTTTTAAAGGGAACAAAAGTCACAGAGCTCTGTGGCAAAATTTGACTTTTTACCTAACCATTAAGAGGAGGAGAGATCGGATGGGAGATTTGATGTGGCTCACGTGGGTGGGATCAATTGCCGCTTTGCTCTTTTGCGGATATCTCTGGGTAAGTATAATGAAAAAGAGTGAAGGCACCAAACGCATGGCCGAGATATCCCAACACGTTCGTGAAGGGGCCAATGCGTATCTTAAAAGGCAGTATGGAGCGATAATAGTCTTCTTTATAGTTATGGCTATTATCCTTTCCGTGATGGCCAGCCAAGGATATTTAACCTGGTTTGTTCCCTTTGCCTTTTTTACGGGAGGTTTCTTTTCAGGATTATCAGGATTTCTGGGGATGAAGATAGCTACTTATGCCAATTCACGAACGGCCTGGGCAGCCAAGTCAAGTTTAAACAGTGGATTACGGGTGGCTTTCTCCAGCGGAACCGTGATGGGGATGATGGTGGTTGGACTGGGACTGCTGGACCTGTCCATTTGGTATACCTTCTTGAAATGGTGGTATTCCCAGGACCCCAGCCTCAGTATGGATCAGGTAATCCGGAATATCACCTCAACGATGCTTACCTTTGAGATGGGGGCCAGCTCTATGGCTTTATTTGCCAGGGTGGGTGGTGGGATATTTACCAAGGCGGCTGACGTGGGAGCTGACTTAGTCGGCAAGATAGAGGCCGGCATACCGGAGGATGATCCCCGCAATCCAGCGACTATTGCTGACAACGTAGGTGATAACGTGGGTGATGTGGCCGGTATGGGGGCAGACCTTTATGAATCTTATGTCGGCGCCATTGTGGCTACCATGGTCTTAGGGGCGGCCGCTTTTACCTCTGAGGGATTGGCCCTGCAGGCGGTTACTATCCCTATGGTCATGGCTACGGTTGGGGTTATCTGTTCCATTATTGGCACCTTTCTGGTGAGGTCCGGTGAGGAGGCTAAACAAGAGGTCCTTTTGAAGGCGCTCAGAATCGGGATATATTCCGCCAGTGGCCTCATCTGCGTCGGTTCTTATCTCCTGGTGCAATATACCCTTGGCTACGGCAAGTTTAACAATCCGAGCATCTTAATCTGGTGGCCTAATATGGGTATCTGGTGGGCAGTTATCATTGGTCTGGTGGCCGGAAATATCATTGGCTTTTCCACGGAATATTTCACCTCGGATCATTACTCCCCTACCCGGGGGATTTCTCAACAGGCCCAAACCGGATCAGCTACGGTGATCATTGCCGGACTGGGTGTAGGTATGCTTTCCACCGCTATCCCGGTGCTGACGATCGTTCTGGGTATCCTGGGCAGCTTCTTTGCGGCCGGAGGCTCCATAGCCGAGCCGGCCAAAGGACTTTATGGTATTGGGATTGCCGCCGTGGGTATGCTCTCCACGCTGGGCATAACCCTGGCCACGGATGCTTACGGTCCGGTAGCGGACAATGCTGGGGGTAATGCTGAAATGGCCGGTTTGGAACCAGCAGTTAGAAAACGGACCGATGCCCTCGATGCCCTGGGCAATACCACGGCGGCTACGGGTAAGGGTTTTGCCATCGGTTCGGCGGCCTTGACTGCCCTGGCCCTCCTGGCCGCTTATTATGATGAGGTATACATGGTAAAATATAAGGACTGGCTACCCCAAGCCCTAGAAAAGCTATCATTCGAAGAATGGCGTGCCCAGGTTGGAGAATTGTTTAATCTCTCTATCCTTAACCCCGAGATCCTGTGCGGCATCTTCCTCGGGGCGATGATGCCTTACCTCTTTAGTTCTCTGACCATGAGGGCCGTGGGTCGGGCTGCCTCCAAGATGGTAGAGGAAGTAAGGCGGCAGTTTAGAGAAATAAAGGGGATATTGGAAGGCAAGGCCAACCCTGATTATGCGGCCTGTGTTAGAATCAGCACGGCCGGGGCTCAAAGAGAAATGATTATCCCTTCTCTGATGGCCATCGTCGTGCCTATAGTGACCGGCCTTATTGGGGGGCCGGAGATGGTTTTTGCCCTCCTGGCCGGGGCGCTGGCTTCAGGTTTTGTTCTGGCCATAATGATGGCCAATGCCGGGGGAGCTTGGGATAATGCCAAGAAGTATATTGAATCAGGTCACTTCGGCGGCAAAGGTTCTGAAGCCCATAAGGCCGGCGTGGTAGGTGATACGGTAGGTGATCCCTTCAAGGATACGGCCGGTCCC
This DNA window, taken from bacterium, encodes the following:
- a CDS encoding sodium-translocating pyrophosphatase, which codes for MGDLMWLTWVGSIAALLFCGYLWVSIMKKSEGTKRMAEISQHVREGANAYLKRQYGAIIVFFIVMAIILSVMASQGYLTWFVPFAFFTGGFFSGLSGFLGMKIATYANSRTAWAAKSSLNSGLRVAFSSGTVMGMMVVGLGLLDLSIWYTFLKWWYSQDPSLSMDQVIRNITSTMLTFEMGASSMALFARVGGGIFTKAADVGADLVGKIEAGIPEDDPRNPATIADNVGDNVGDVAGMGADLYESYVGAIVATMVLGAAAFTSEGLALQAVTIPMVMATVGVICSIIGTFLVRSGEEAKQEVLLKALRIGIYSASGLICVGSYLLVQYTLGYGKFNNPSILIWWPNMGIWWAVIIGLVAGNIIGFSTEYFTSDHYSPTRGISQQAQTGSATVIIAGLGVGMLSTAIPVLTIVLGILGSFFAAGGSIAEPAKGLYGIGIAAVGMLSTLGITLATDAYGPVADNAGGNAEMAGLEPAVRKRTDALDALGNTTAATGKGFAIGSAALTALALLAAYYDEVYMVKYKDWLPQALEKLSFEEWRAQVGELFNLSILNPEILCGIFLGAMMPYLFSSLTMRAVGRAASKMVEEVRRQFREIKGILEGKANPDYAACVRISTAGAQREMIIPSLMAIVVPIVTGLIGGPEMVFALLAGALASGFVLAIMMANAGGAWDNAKKYIESGHFGGKGSEAHKAGVVGDTVGDPFKDTAGPSLNILIKLMSMVSVVFAALIVKNHLF